The genomic interval ATCTGGTCGATAACAGCCCCCTGCGTGGCCAAATTCTTGATCCAGCCGGACGACCACTCAAAGGAGTTCAACTCAGTCTGAACGAGGTCTACGACATTCCAGCCGACACGTCACTGGTCACCTGGTGGGCCACGGCGGAATACTACGAACTTCCCTTCGTCAAGATTCATCCCCGCCGCCCGCGGTCCGCACCGGCACGCCTTCTCGGAATGCAAGCCCCAGTGACTTCCGACGCGAATGGATGCATCGAGCTCCACGGCCTCGGCGCGAACCGTGGTGTCGTCCTGACACTAAGGGGCGAGAACATCGCAATCCACAATTTCGTCGCCCTGTCGCGGGACTTGAAACAGGAAGAACAGACCAACCTATCAAGTCGAATGCACATCCCGACCTATGGACAGGACTTCACACTGACTACCGCTCCCAGTCGTTCGATCGACGGCGTGATCGTGGATTCACGCACTGGTGAACCACTGTCTGGAGTCCAGGTGGACTACCACATTCCCGGCAATCCGATTGCGAATCGCGCCCGGTTGGCTCCCACCGTCACCTCCGACAGAATGGGACATTTTCGACTGACGGGCATTCCGAGGTTACCCGAGGCACTGCTGTGCCTGAGGCCTAATCACGAACGTCCCTACCTGCCTCGGCGAATTCCCGTCACCGATTTCGATGAGCGGAAGTCGACCGCAATGTCGATCGAACTGCATCAAGGAATCTGGATCAGCGGCCGCGTTGTCGACAAAGTGACACGCGAACCTGTGTCGGGCGTCAGCATGCATTATCTCCCCTACGAAGACAACACGTTCGCGATCCCCCTGCCAGAATTTGCCGGAGATGATCCACCAGATTTGATCCTCGAACAATACCTCACTGATTTCGACGGCCGTTATCGCCTTGTCGGGCTGCCCGGTCCCGCCGTGATTGGCGCGAACAAGGATCGCGCGAACTATATCCCGGGAACCGGATTCCAAGCCCTTCGTCAAGAAGAGAGACACTTGCAGCATCTACTGAAGACCTGGCCAAACCCCAAACGTCCGTCGCGCGACTGGCCCCTATCGCTGCACGAAATCAATCCGACTCTGGCGCAGCCGAATGTGGAAGCGAATCTCGAACTCGATCCCGGACTGCACCTGACACTACGAATCGTCGACGAAGCCGGATCACTCGTCGAAGGTGCAACCTTCTTCGGACTCGACAAAACGCTCACCATCAAAGGAAATGCCGTCCGCACCATCGAGCACATGCCTCGTGGAACCATATTGGACCTGCTCGTTCAGCACCACGAACGCAGCATCGGAGCGACCATTCAGATTGAACCGCGAGAAACTCTCAACGAAGCGACGATTCGCCTCTTGCCGCTTGCGACGGTGACGGGACGATTGCTCCATGCGGATCGCCCAATGCCCGATTTGACAATCCGAGTGTTTCGCAAATCGAAAGACTTGAATGAACGGTGGCTACCAACAACGTTCATCACGGATCGGGATGGACGCTTCCGGTGTGAGCTGGTCCCTGGCGGCAATTATCATCTTGTCGCAGAAGGTCCGGGCATCATCGGGAATTTTGCCAGAATCACGAAGGACGTCGTCACGGCCGACGAGCCGCTGGATCTTGGCGATTTGAAATTGGGGCTCTACGGGACGTTCGAATCGGTCGCGAGCGCAACCATCGAGGGCGACGCACCACAACCCGCGATTCCTACGTATGACTTCGAGGGACAAGTCATCGGCCCGTACGGGCACCCCGTTCATCACGCGCGAATCTTCATCGGTTCCACTCGACTTTTTTCCCGCGACACCGATCAACTGGATCTCCATGCCATCACCGATAAGGATGGCTGCTTCCAATTCTCACTGCCTGCCTCGGACAACGGTCGTTCGTACGAAACCGCGGAATTGATCGCAGCCGCCAAAGAGTTCGGATTCGTCACCGTTCCCGCGATCGCCTGCGAAACCACAGGCAAATTAAGAGAAAAACTTCCCGAGACCGCCCGAGCGACACTGGAAAAGCGATTCCCGAAAACGCCACGAGTTCTCTACCTCCGCGCCAACGAACGGCCACTGAATCGGTCCTTCATGAAAAAGGAACAGTTCGATCTCGAACCCTGATCGACACTCCAGCATCAATCACCGATGACCGTGTCTGAGAGTATTTCCTCGTTTCCAACCTCTCGCGTGGAAACGAGGAAACGGCACACAAATCTGAAGCGTTCGCACCTCTGCTTCTCCGTGCCTCCCTCACACCGCTTCGCCCACCTCCATCAAGACGCCCCGTCGGCCCCCAATAAAACCACAGCGAGTCTTCCAAACGATTGGAACATTGGCCGTGACGCGCTCCGCAGAGATCGTATGATGGCGAGAACGCGGTCAACAGACGCGCCCATAAACGTCGTCAGCGTCGGAAAGGAGCTTGATTATGACATTCGACAAAGCCCGCAACTCCGGAATGGCTGCGAGCAGAGTTCGCGTCGCTGCTCGCAGTTCGCCCAAGCTTCCTCTGGCAAGATCCGCATCCTTCAAAGGACAAGCAGAATCCATATTGCTCAAGATGCTCAATCAAGGCGATCAAACTGCGAAAGCAATGAACACACCTAAGTCATTGCCAAATCAGATGATCGGGAACAAGCCGATCAAACGGATCATGAAGATCAAATTTTCTGGCCCTTCGGACCTTGATGTCATCGTTCACAATGGGGGATTGACGCAATTTCATCGCTGAAAACGCGAGACGCCGCGGGAGACATTCGCGACCAAGCAACACGCCGCTGGTGAAAATGGGGCTGCCCCCCCCCAAATCTGGCCCGTGAACGGTGACGACCTTCACGGATCGATTCTGACCTGATGGAAGTCGCCGCGAGACAGTTGATGGATGGGGGCGATGGCCTATACTCGTGAGCGGCCTTAAGATTCGCGCTTGCGTGTCCGCCGATTCATCCCCACTGCCTTAGTTGTTGATCCGCCTATGCCTGCCTCTGACATTGTGATTCGTGGTGCGCGCGAGCACAATCTGCAAGACGTCAGCTTAACGTTGCCTCGGAATCAACTGATCGTCATGACGGGCGTCAGCGGTTCGGGCAAAAGTTCGCTCGCCTTCGACACGTTGTACGCCGAAGGACAACGGCGCTATGTCGAATCATTGTCGTCCTACGCTCGACAGTTTCTCGGGCAGATGCCGAAACCGGATGTCGATTCGATCACAGGTCTGGCCCCCTCAATCTCCATTCAGCAGAAGGCGAGCGGTCGCAATCCCCGCAGCACCGTCGGCACGATCACCGAGATCTACGACTATCTTCGCGTTTTGTTCGCCCGCGTGTCCACCCCCGCCTGTTACCAGTGCGGTCGCCCCATCACCGCCCAAACACAAGAACAGATTCTCGATCGCGTGCTCAGACTGCCCGAAGGGACCAAATATTCCGTCCTTGCGCCGCTTATTACCCGCCAGAAAGGGGAATTCAAAGACCTGTTCGTCGATCTACTCAAGCGAGGTTTTCTGCGGGCCCGCGTCGACGGCAAATTGGTCCAACTGACAGACGACCTGCAGCTCGATAAGCAGATGAAGCACACGATCGATGTCGTCGTCGATCGACTGGTCGCCGGCAAGTCACCACGATCGCGCGTCGCCGAAGCCATCGAAGCGGCATTGAACCTCGCCGAACGCAAACTGGTCATCGCTCGAGAACCCAACTCAGACTCTCCCATTCCGCTTGATGAGTCACACGAAACACAACCAACAGGCAAGCCGACAAAAGCGTCCAAGAAACGAAACTCGAAAGCCGCGTCCGCACGATCCACCGACCTGATTGTTTCGGACGACGATGGCCCCCCCGACGACGTTCCAACCACGCTCGATGAACTCTACTCCTGTGACTATGCCTGCATGCACTGTGGCATCAGTTATGATCAACCGTCGCCACAACTGTTCAGCTTCAACAGCCCGCAAGGAATGTGTCCCGATTGCCAGGGGCTGGGCATTCGTTACGACTTCGCGATGGATCGTCTGGTCCCCGACGATACGCTCACGATTCAAAAAGGCGCTCTGGTCGTTCTGGGCAAACTGAGTTCCGTCGGCAAATGGCGAAAACATATCCTGAAAGGCGTCGCTCGCGCCATCGAAGTCGATCTGGGGCTCGCGGAGGATTCGTTCTTCAAGACCAAATGGAAAGACCTGCCGCTCGAAGGCAAAAAGCTATTCCTATACGGACTCGGTTCGCGCAATATCACCTTCGCCTACCGCTCGGGCAACAACGTCTGGAAACGGGGAGGCACCTACGCGGGCTTTATTCCCGAACTCCTCGACGAGTATCGCAAGACGCGGAACCCGATGCGGCGGGTGCAGCTTGAAAAGTACATGCACGAGACAGGCTGCGCCAGTTGTGCCGGAACCAGACTGAACCATCAGGCCCGCAGCTATCGCATCACTTCCCATAGCGCGGCGACGGCGCGAGACGAACGCAGGGGATTGAATGCCAAGCAACGGTCGCAATCCGAAGGGGTCGACCAGCAGACGACGATCGACAGCGGTTCGGGCAGCGACGCGGGAAGTTCATCTGCCCCATTGGCGCTCTCACTGCCTGAAGTCTGCTCGTTGAGCACTCTTGCGGCCTGGGACTTTTTCGGAAATCTCGAACTGACGGACACGGGGCGGCATATCGCCACCGAAGCACTCAAAGAGATTCGTGGTCGACTCGGATTCCTGTTGCGCTGCGGCCTCGATTATCTCACACTTGATCGCACGGCACCCACGTTGTCGGGTGGCGAAACTCAGCGAATTCGCCTCGCAGGTCAGATCGGCTGCGGATTGGTGGGCGTGGTTTATATCCTCGACGAGCCGTCGATCGGCCTGCATCCCCGCGACAACGTGATGTTGCTGGACAGCCTGAAAGACCTGCGCGATCAGGGTAACACCGTCATCGTGGTCGAACATGACGATGAAACCATGAAAGCGGCCGACTTCATGGTCGACTTTGGCCCCGGCCCTGGGGTCCGCGGGGGCGAAATCGTCGCTCAGGGATCTGTCGAGGACGTCAAACGATCGGCACGCAGCCTGACTGGCGCGTTCCTCAGCGGTCGTCGCGCCATCGAAATTCCCAAAATTCGTCGGCCTGGAAACGGGCAGACGATCGAGATCCAAGGCGCGACCCATCACAACCTGCGTGATGTCACCGTTCATTTTCCACTGGGAAAATTCATCTGCGTGACCGGGGTCAGCGGTTCTGGAAAAAGCTCGCTGGTCAACGACATCCTCTGGGAAGTTCTGAACCGCGACGTCAACAAGGGCGCGGGCAAACCCGGCGCCCATCGCGCCTTCTCGGGACTGGACCAGATCGACAAGGCGATCGACATCGACCAGACGCCGATTGGCCGCACCCCGCGTTCGAACCCCGCGACCTATACGAAACTGTTCGACCTTATTCGTGAACTCTACACGTTATTGCCGGAATCAAAGCTGCGCGGGTTCAAGCCCGGCCGTTTCTCGTTCAACGTCCCTGGAGGCCGCTGTGAGGCGTGCGAAGGAAACGGCGCGAACAAGCTCGAAATGGATTTCCTGGCCGACATTTGGGTGACCTGCCCAGTCTGTCAGGGTAAGCGGTTTAACAAAGAAACTCTGGAAGTCCATTTCAAAGGAAAAAGCATCAACGATGTCCTGAACATGGACATCCAGCAGGCACTTGAGCATTTCACAAATCACCCCAAGTTGATGAAATCGATCCAGACGCTGCACGATGTCGGCATGGACTACATCAAGCTCGGCCAGCCCTCGCCGACACTCTCCGGCGGCGAGGCGCAGCGCGTGAAACTTGCGAAAGAACTGAGCAAACGTTCGACGGGCAAGACGGTTTACATTCTGGATGAACCAACCACCGGCCTGCATTTTGTCGATATCGAGCATCTACTGCGTGTGCTCCACGGATTTGTCGACGCGGGAAACACGGTCGTCGTCGTCGAACATAACCTCGACGTCATCAAGACCGCCGACTGGGTGATTGACCTGGGACCCGAAGGTGGATCGGGCGGCGGCCGGATTCTGATCGAGGGCACTCCCGAAGACGTCGCCGCGTGCGAGGAATCACACACCGGCCGCGCCCTGCGCACGATTCCCGGCTTCGAATCGATCACGACCGTCGCCAAACCGCGCACAGGTAAGAAAGGGAAGGGGACCAAGAAGTCGGCGAATGGATCGCCCGCTCCCGCCACCGTCGCCGAATCGGTGCCTCGCTGGCAAACGTCCGTTGCTCTTAAGGACTCGGCCGTCGGTGCCGAGACCTCCATCGTCGTCCGCGGCGCATCACAACATAATCTTCAGCAACTTGATCTCACCATCCCGCGCGACAAGATGAGTGTCTTCTGCGGGCCCAGCGGTTCGGGAAAGAGTTCGCTGGCCATGGACACGCTTTACGCCGAAGGACAGCGGCGTTACGTCGAATCGCTGTCGGCCTATGCGCGACAGTTCCTGGGGCAGATGCCAAAACCCCGCGTGGAACATATTCACGGACTGCAGCCGTCGATCGCGATTGAACAAAAGACGATGGGTAGCACCCCGCGTTCGACGGTCGGAACCGTCACCGAAATTTACGATTATTTGCGGATTCTGTTCGCCCGCCTGGGAACGCAATACTGCCCGGATTGTGGAATCGCCGTGCAGTCTCAGACGATCGACGACGTCATCGACCGCCTGATGCGACTTACGCAAGACGGCGAAGTCTCCGATCAACGTGATTCCAAGGACGCGGACCAACCCGTTCGTCTGCTCATTCTGGCACCGCAAGAGGTCGCCGTCGGCCAGCAGTATTCGAAACTCTGGGAACGCCTGACCGACCAGGGTTATCGTCGTGTTCGAATCGACGGGGTCATCTACACGCTGGAAGATGCCCCAGACATTGATCGCAAGCGAAAGCACATCGTCGAAATTGTCGTCGACCGCGTGACCGTGAACCGGAGCGGCCGTTCGCGGCTGGCCGAGTCGGTCGAGTCGGCATTTGATCTCGGCAAGGGATTTATCCGCGTGGCGATCGTTGACGAGACGCGCGACGAGAAAAAGTGGAAGGTCCTGCCCTACAGCCTGTTTCGTGCCTGCGAAAGCTGTGGACGCAGCTTTGAAGAACTGGCACCGCACAACTTCTCGTTCAACAGTCCGCTGGGTTGGTGCCCGGTGTGCGAAGGGATCGGGATTCAACAGGGAACGAACCTGGCGGCCCTGATCTCTGATCCGACGCGCCCCCTGTCGCAAGGCGCCGTCAGTGCGTGGCCCGATCCGCTCAAATCCCCCTTGTTCGGACGCATGCTGGGTGCGATGGCCAAGGAATGCGACATCCCGCTGGACGTCCCGTTCTCGCAACTCGATCCGCTACACCAACGCGCGGTGCTGTACGGCACGGGTGAGACCTGGATCTCGTTGTCACTCGATTCCTCCGAGACAACGACGAAATCCAAGTCAAAGTCCGCATCCAAATCGGCGGCCACTGTCCGGTTCCAATACAAGGGGCTCTACCCCGCCATCGAACAAGCGGCCAGCCTGTCGTACGACTTCCGCGCCAAGCTCTATGGCCTGGTTGGTGACGTGCCTTGTTCATCGTGCAACGGCAGTCGTCTGCGAGAAGACGCCAGCGCCGTGAAACTGACCGGAAAAACGCTCAAACAACTTTGTGACTTGCCACTTCGTGAGGCGCTCGAGTTTCTGAACGCACTCAAGATGACGGCGTCGCAAAAGAAGATCGCGGGCGACTTGCTCGTCGAAGCCACATCACGACTGCGGTTCCTCGTCGAAGTCGGCCTGCACTATTTGACGCTTGGGCGTACCTTGCCGACATTGTCGGGCGGCGAGACTCAACGCATTCGGCTCGCCGGGCAAATCGGTCGCGCTCTTACCGGCGTCCTCTATGTGTTAGATGAGCCCACGATTGGACTGCACCCCAGCGACAACAGCCGACTGCTGGCGGCACTGATTAAGCTTCGTGACCTCGGTAATACTGTCGTCATGGTCGAACATGATCGCGAGGTTCTCGAAGCGGCCGACCGCTTGTACGACTTCGGCCCGGGTGCGGGACGGTTTGGCGGAATGATCACCGCCCAGGGCTCGCCACGTGAAATCAAAAAGAGCGAGGATTCGCTCACGGGCAAGTTCCTCTCGGCCCGCGAAGAAATTGTGATTCCGTCCCAGCGGCGGATGCTGCGAAAAGGTACTGAGCCGGCACCGTTGGAAACAACGAAGAGCACACGCAAATCGAAAGCGTCAAAGTCAGAAACCGCTCCAACGGTGGCGATTGCGATTGCACCACCTTCGGCGCCTCAACTGTCTGTGCCCTCCGATTCGATCCTGTTGGAATACGGGCCACCTCCCGGCGGAGGATGGCTCGAACTGCTAGGGGCCCGCCAGCACAATCTGCGAAACGTCGATCTGCGAATTCCTCTCGGCACATTGACCGCCGTGACCGGTGTCAGTGGCAGTGGAAAGAGTTCACTGATTGAAGACACGTTGGCCCGTGTGATCGCCCGCAAACTCCATCGCGCTTCGACACAACCCGGCCCCTTCGACGAACTGATCGGCTTGAATTATCTCAGCAAACTGATCGTCGTCGACCAGCAGCCCCTGGGCACGACTCCGGCCTCAAACCCCGCCACCTATACCGGCGTGTTTGAACATATTCGCGACCTGTATGCACGAATGCCCGAAGCCAAAGTGCGCGGCTACAGCGCCACTCGATTTAGCTTCAATCGAGCAGGGGGGCGCTGCGAAGCGTGCGAAGGGAATGGGCAAAAACTGATCGAGATGCACTTCCTTCCCGATGTCTGGGTCGAATGCGACACCTGTCGCGGGCAGCGATACAACGCGGAAACTCTGTCGGTCCATTATCGAGGCAAGACGATTGCCGACGTGCTTTCGATGTCGATCGGTCAGGCACTCGAACTGTTCGACAACATTCCCAAGATTCGCGGACCGCTCTCGGTCCTCGCCGCGATTGGGCTCGACTATCTGACATTGGGACAACCGGCACCGACCCTCTCGGGCGGCGAGGCCCAACGCGTCAAACTGGCCGCAGAACTGTCGCGTCCGCAAACCGGGAAGACACTCTACCTGCTGGACGAACCGACCACTGGACTGCATTTCGACGATATTCGCAAACTGCTGAAAATTCTGAACAGTCTGGTCGATGCCGGAAACACCGTCGTGGTGATCGAACACAACCTCGACGTGATCAAGACCGCCGACTGGATCATCGACCTGGGTCCACATGCCGGTTCGGAAGGCGGATGGATTGTTGCGGAGGGAACTCCTGAAGACGTCGTCCAGCAGGCGGTTCAGCATCAGGCTGCGACGCGTTCGAACGGTTCGCCTTCGACGAAAGAGCATCACGCGCAGCAAAAGACTCGCGCCACATCGTCAATCACACTTTCCGATACGGATCAGCACCGTAGCCTGACCGGCGAAATCCTCGCGGGCGTTCTCGCCGCCGGCGCTGTCGGCGAACGCGAAACGTTTGATGCAGAAGCCGCCCGAAAGAAAAAGGCCGGCGATCTCGATCCGTCCAAGATCGGCGCGGATGCCAAGATGCCATGGGAAGTTGACGGTCGGAAATGGCATACGGTCGACGGACTGGCAAACAATGGCCGCCCCCGCCGATGGAATGGCGCGATCCTGTCTCGGATCGTCGACGCCTTGGAAGAATCCGAGCAATTCAGTGCGACAAACTGGAACGAGCGCAGTACGGTTGAGATCGCGGCGAAAAAGAAGAGCATCGGCTGGTTCCTGCATGCCTATTCCGGCGATGAATGGCTGGTCACATTCAAGTTTCGAGTGCCCAAGAAATCGTTTGAAGAAGCGGAACTGTCTGCGGACCTGAACCTCAAGGATGTCAATGATCTGGACCATCTGCCGGTCTACAACCGTCAGCCACGGGTCCGAATTCGACCGTCGACGAATGGCCCCTTTGAAGACGTGACGATTTCGATCGTGGAACCGGCGGAGATCGAAACGCCCTCTTTCGAACGATTCTTCCAAACCGCTCAAAAGGCATTCGTCGAACGCGCATCCTCGGAAGCACTCAACCTTGAGGACTTAACCCCCTGGAAAAAGCTCGGACGCAAATGGCACATGATGCGAAAAGGGTTCTTGCAAGGCTCGATCGAATGGGAACCCGCCGTGCTGGAAGAACTCGTCACGCGTCTGGAAGAGATCCTGCCGAATGCAGTCATCGATTGGACACAAAAAGTCATCGTCAACTTTGTGATCGACAAAAAGCCGGTTTTGAATTTGGTGACGAAAAGACCAGCCGCACTAGACCTGACCCTGTTTGTGCCGGCCGGCGCGGTCCAACTCGGCCAGATTGCCAGTTTTGGGACCGACCCTGGAATCAGTTCCCACAAAGTCGGCCTGGATGCCGTCCGAATCCGATTTACGAACGTCAGTCAGGTCAAATCAACTGCATTCCAGACGTTTCTACGAGAACTTTGGTCCAATGTGAAAGCTTAGTTCGGCCGTTCGAGACCGCAGTCGCTTTAATGTTGTGCGAATCGCAATAGAATCACGGCGTCCACATCCTTCGCCTGCTTCAATTGTCGGAAATCTTTGATGCTGCAATTAACGCCCGAAATGTCGACGGCTTTGCTGAACCGCTTGTCGAGTCTCTCGACACCCGTCATCGTCGGCACTGCAGTATTCCACCTGCTGGTGTTCTTCTGGCTGATGGCCTGGGCACGCCGCGATCTGCGCCGCATGGCGCTCGACTTCGATCAGTTCACACGGGAACTGAAATACCGCAGCATCCTGGATCGCGGTTCCAATCTTTCAGATCAGATCGACGCGTTCCTGGCCGACATCAAAGATGTTCTGGACGACCCCGCCAAATCTGCTGAACGTCACAATCTCTGGCTTCGCATGCGCATCCTGGACGAGGAACGTCGCTATCTGCAGTCACATGCGTTCGAAACCTGGTACACAATCTGCCGGACGATGATCGAGGCGTATCCCCTGGCCGGAGTCCTTGGAACGGTCCTCGCCATCGGTGCGGCCCTTCAGTCGGGTCAAGGAAACGCTCAACAGACATTGTCGGACATTGTCCGCAATTTCGGCGAATCGATCTGGTCGACGTTCGCGGGGTTGTTCTCAGCCATGATCCTGATGTTTGTGAACAGTATCGTCGAAACAAAGTTCCGGCGTCTGACCGAAAACCGTCTCCATGTTCGCGAAACCGTGGCACGCGCCAAGCGTGAGTTATCGATCGCCGCGGGAGGCAACGGATGATTCACGTCCGGCGATTGACGCTGCAATTGACGCCGCTGCTTGACCTGCTGCTGATCGTCATGTTCGCGCAGTACATGCAAATGCAGATCACGGCCAAACAAGATACCGATCGGATTACGAAGGAACGCATCCTCGCCGAGAACGAATCCGAAGAGTTGCGTGAACAGGTCGATCGCTGGGAGACGCAACAACGCCAGTTCAATCAGCAGCAACAGGCAGAACGGGTGCTGCTGGGGCAATTGATTCGCGAACTGTTCCACATCCCAGAAGCCGCCATCAACAAAGTCATTCAGCCTCGCAGTAAGAGCGATAGCGGATTGTCGCCCAGTGAAGTCGCGGACCTGAAAGCACGTTTTCAGCAACTGGCCAATTCACGCGGCGATCAAGTCGTTGACCACCTGCTGACGTTCAATGAAATGCGCAAGCAGTTCGACATCTGGGAATTCTACTTGAACGAGGACGGAGAACTGATGGTCACCATCGGGCAGGATCGTCAGGTCGTGAAGTCAAAGGTCATCGAAACGCCCGAAGAATTCGTCGATGCCGCGTTACAAGTGCGCAAGAAATTCCCCCCCACCAAGAATGCCGTGCTGCTGCTCTGCCGGTATGGCGATTGCAGATTAGTCAACAAGCTGGCGATGACGCGCGGTCTTCCCGCCATGGCGTCCCGAATGAGATCCGACGGGCAGGGAACTGTCCATTTCGAGTACGCTGTGTTTGGTTATCGTCCGCAACCGGAACTCGACAAACAATAAACATCCGCTTCGTGGAACGAATGACAACTTGTGGCGCCGCCACTTTGTCCTGAGAGGTTCGCGAGCATCGCCATCCAACAGGTTGGCCCGCTCATCGTGAGTTCATTGAGGTGTCCATTCGGGTGCGAAGTTCCACGAGTTTGAAGCTTCACTAGAAAGTCCCATCATGGCGTATCGTCCCAGCGGACTCTTCCGCACCCGCAATATCCTGGCAGGCGCACTCATTGCAGGCATCTTTTTGGGAGCGTATTTGGGTGACAAATTGGGATTCGGAACCGGTGGCGCCGGTATCTTTGGACTTGGCAAGTCCGGTGACAGCGCCCCAGCAGACTCGAAGCCGGGAAAAACACAGGACGACGCGACGACCGAGAACGCACCGGCCGTTCCCGTACTCGAAGCCACGGCCCCCAAAGCGGTTCGTGTGATGATCGACGATCGACAGTACCTGCTTCGCGAGGGAAATCAGGACACTCCCATCACACTTCCCAAACTGATCTCATTGATCAAACAGGCCCCCGGTGATGACGATGGCTTTCGTGTACGGATCTATCAAAGCATGAATGCACGTGTCTCGGCGGAGGAGCAGCTGAAAGACGCCCTGACTGAAGCCCACATCTCAGACACCGCCGTCTTCTGGGTGCCCTCGACGGTCTCGAAGTAGACGACGCGATACACGCACGGTTTCAAGGACGTCGTCACCAGCCACATCTCGCACAGGATGAATGGACGCCATGAATCGGATCATCTCACTCTCGGTGCTGCTCGCCCTGATTGTCGTGCTGGGCGGCATGTTGTTTCAGGTGATCGCGCCGTTCATACTGCCCTTGTTCCTGGCCGCGGTTCTGGCCGTCATCTGCCAGCCACTCCATCAATTCATTCTACAGAAGGTGGGACACCGGCGGACCATTGCCGCAATTCTCTCCACCTCGACCCTGGTGGCCATGCTGGTCCTTCCACTGGTCATCGTCACCTTCATCTGTGCCATGCAGTTGTACTCGCTCGCAAATCAGCACCTGGACGGCGACTGGCATCGTGGGTTGGACCTGATCTGGAATCGCGGCATCCTGCCGGGAATTGAACGAGTCAAGCCTTACTATCCCGGCGGCCTGTCCGAAGAGCAGCTCGACAATATCAAGAATCAGTTCGCGCAGAACTTGCAGTCGCTGGCGGGACTTGTCGCGGCACGAACCTTTCAGATCGCATCATCCACCGTCGGGATGTTTGTGTCTTTGACGGTCGCCGCGGGAATGTTCATCACCGCACTCTATTATTTTCTAGCCGATGGCCCAGCCTTGATTTCCGCTGCGGAAGAATTAATCCCATTGCCCGTGGACCATCAGCGCCGTCTGTGTGAACGTTTCGCGACCGTGGTGCGAGCAGTCGTCTCTGCGACATTCCTCGCCGCGTTTATTCAGGGTTTCGCCACAGCCGTTGCCATTCAATTCTGCGGCATCGGCTACTTCTGGATTTTCCTGGCCATCGCATCGCTGGCCTCGTTGATTCCATTGGTAGGGGCGTGGATCGTCTGGGCCCCCTGCGTCGCGTGGCTTGCCCTTCAAGGACATTGGACGGCCGCCATTCTGTTG from Schlesneria paludicola DSM 18645 carries:
- a CDS encoding M56 family metallopeptidase → MTNLFFSSYDQHLQWTMALGLSLLLQTGLVIGFGLLAARILRHQGAALQSAILRTTLLATLFCPIASWFLASAGISGFRIDLASHNQNTNPRPVVAPTSPEDATIVQQAGPTTINEAPPFPDTTTVQFPTPVIPMLGQDSPVEPTTSPPTDPPFGAIETRAWQPGVDSPDHRSRWRTSYRIVIVIWSLMSSLLLARLVIANLVMWRLRSESGPAPAEILRECQSIAIQMGITAPPVLINASLSSPCLTGLWRPTIMLPAELQPLGLHVLAHELAHLKRGDCGWSLIGHLLTALVPWQPLAWWLARRLEQIADEVCDDYVVAHNFDRVSYARELLAIAERFPASWSTTTTAVGIADYKSCLGRRVQRILDGARNVSFQTKRTPLVFVIVAAACATMLASLLGASANEKPSRDDASNEHAAAAPKANDAAETVMVTGTVLTPDGTPAVGATVRALHRVSPELRPLLPADFVPTLYETQTNTEGQFSISVSRDAVTDHRIPLNQRSQSGNSIQFAAALRGFGVAWKELSDLEANQDVTLNLVDNSPLRGQILDPAGRPLKGVQLSLNEVYDIPADTSLVTWWATAEYYELPFVKIHPRRPRSAPARLLGMQAPVTSDANGCIELHGLGANRGVVLTLRGENIAIHNFVALSRDLKQEEQTNLSSRMHIPTYGQDFTLTTAPSRSIDGVIVDSRTGEPLSGVQVDYHIPGNPIANRARLAPTVTSDRMGHFRLTGIPRLPEALLCLRPNHERPYLPRRIPVTDFDERKSTAMSIELHQGIWISGRVVDKVTREPVSGVSMHYLPYEDNTFAIPLPEFAGDDPPDLILEQYLTDFDGRYRLVGLPGPAVIGANKDRANYIPGTGFQALRQEERHLQHLLKTWPNPKRPSRDWPLSLHEINPTLAQPNVEANLELDPGLHLTLRIVDEAGSLVEGATFFGLDKTLTIKGNAVRTIEHMPRGTILDLLVQHHERSIGATIQIEPRETLNEATIRLLPLATVTGRLLHADRPMPDLTIRVFRKSKDLNERWLPTTFITDRDGRFRCELVPGGNYHLVAEGPGIIGNFARITKDVVTADEPLDLGDLKLGLYGTFESVASATIEGDAPQPAIPTYDFEGQVIGPYGHPVHHARIFIGSTRLFSRDTDQLDLHAITDKDGCFQFSLPASDNGRSYETAELIAAAKEFGFVTVPAIACETTGKLREKLPETARATLEKRFPKTPRVLYLRANERPLNRSFMKKEQFDLEP